From Micrococcus porci, one genomic window encodes:
- a CDS encoding maleylpyruvate isomerase N-terminal domain-containing protein — MSVAGEAERFAQQAHQFAEAASGLDDLALLDPSLCRGWSRLDLVVHVRLGLEEMAAGLGVRADDAPDHDDVTYWSSFAADEQDPVPGHMWLRRTASAYARPTDATAHLRDAAERACAASALQDPRPVRFQGKVLSVMDFLRTWSVELALHLVQLDVGVVPSAAGLARRTLEALTGAPLPVRLTDHSALRVALGADPWPADEPGGGAYPLGL; from the coding sequence GTGAGCGTGGCGGGGGAGGCGGAGCGGTTCGCGCAGCAGGCCCATCAGTTCGCCGAGGCCGCGTCCGGGCTGGACGACCTCGCGCTGCTCGATCCCTCGCTCTGCCGGGGCTGGAGCCGTCTGGACCTCGTGGTGCACGTTCGGCTCGGCCTGGAGGAGATGGCCGCAGGCCTCGGCGTCCGGGCCGACGATGCGCCCGACCACGACGACGTGACCTACTGGAGCTCCTTTGCGGCCGACGAGCAGGACCCTGTTCCGGGACACATGTGGCTCCGCCGCACCGCCTCCGCCTATGCCCGCCCCACGGACGCGACGGCGCACCTGAGGGACGCCGCCGAGCGGGCGTGTGCGGCGTCGGCCCTCCAGGACCCCCGGCCGGTCCGCTTCCAGGGCAAGGTGCTGTCCGTCATGGACTTCCTACGCACGTGGTCCGTGGAGCTCGCCCTCCATCTGGTCCAGCTGGACGTCGGCGTCGTGCCTTCGGCGGCGGGTCTCGCCCGCCGCACGCTGGAGGCCCTGACCGGGGCCCCGCTGCCGGTGCGGCTCACCGACCACAGCGCCCTCCGCGTGGCCCTGGGCGCCGACCCGTGGCCCGCGGACGAGCCCGGCGGCGGCGCCTACCCCCTGGGCCTGTGA
- a CDS encoding globin, producing MATPAPGATPAASPATAAPGQATSFYEAVGGHPTFEKLVHVFYQGVREDPLLAPMYPHQDWDGAEERLRMFLEQYWGGPRTYSERRGHPRLRMRHMPFTVDPAARDAWLRHMRAAVDAVELSPLHEAELWDYLERAAHSLQNSA from the coding sequence ATCGCCACCCCGGCGCCCGGCGCCACCCCCGCCGCCAGCCCCGCGACGGCCGCACCCGGCCAGGCCACCAGCTTCTATGAGGCCGTCGGCGGGCACCCGACCTTCGAGAAGCTCGTGCACGTGTTCTACCAGGGGGTGCGCGAGGACCCTCTGCTGGCCCCGATGTACCCGCACCAGGACTGGGACGGCGCCGAGGAACGCCTGCGCATGTTCCTGGAGCAGTACTGGGGCGGGCCCCGCACCTACTCCGAGCGGCGCGGCCACCCCCGCCTGCGCATGCGGCACATGCCCTTCACGGTCGACCCCGCCGCCCGCGACGCCTGGCTGCGCCACATGCGCGCCGCCGTCGACGCGGTGGAGCTGTCTCCGCTGCACGAGGCCGAGCTCTGGGACTACCTGGAGCGCGCGGCGCACTCCCTGCAGAACTCGGCGTGA
- a CDS encoding ribose-5-phosphate isomerase, which yields MRVHIATDHAGMELSAHLVEHLTAAGYEMVDHGPTEYDAQDDYPGFCINAARAVVADREQGLDSLGIVLGGSGNGEQIAANKVAGVRAALAWNLDTAKLAREHNDANVVAVGGRQHSLEEATAIIEAFLAEPFSEDERHVRRIGKIAHYEQTGEVVM from the coding sequence ATGCGCGTCCACATCGCCACCGACCACGCCGGCATGGAGCTGTCCGCCCACCTGGTGGAGCACCTCACCGCCGCCGGCTACGAGATGGTGGACCACGGACCCACCGAGTACGACGCGCAGGACGACTACCCGGGCTTCTGCATCAACGCCGCCCGCGCCGTCGTCGCCGACCGCGAGCAGGGATTGGACTCGCTCGGCATCGTGCTGGGCGGCTCCGGCAACGGCGAGCAGATCGCCGCCAACAAGGTGGCCGGCGTCCGCGCCGCCCTGGCCTGGAACCTGGACACCGCGAAGCTCGCCCGCGAGCACAACGACGCGAACGTCGTCGCCGTGGGCGGCAGGCAGCACTCCCTCGAGGAGGCCACCGCGATCATCGAGGCGTTCCTCGCCGAGCCCTTCTCCGAGGACGAGCGCCACGTGCGCCGCATCGGCAAGATCGCCCACTACGAGCAGACCGGCGAGGTGGTGATGTGA
- the pepN gene encoding aminopeptidase N, whose translation MNITREEAAARAAALTVESYQVALDLTRGAERFGSTTTVTFSAADEAVGTQTWIDFMATQAPEVTLNGQAVDVADFDGARLPIGPLAAENTLVVDGLADYTTTGEGLHRFVDPVDDEVYLYSQFEVPDSRRMFAVFEQPDLKATFAFTVTAPAHWAVVSNQPEAAHRTLGVVETPEAPEGVDAAVWEFTPTPRISSYITALVAGPYKSVHSELTSADGRTVPLGVYCRGSLFEHLDADEVFDLTRRGFEFFEAQYGHPYPFDKYDQLFVPEFNAGAMENAGCVTFLESYVFRGTVTDAVRERRAITILHELAHMWFGDLVTMKWWNDLWLNESFAEFMSTLAAAENTRYEGAWTTFSSMEKNWAYRQDQLSSTHPITAEIRDLDDVLVNFDGITYAKGASVLRQLVAWVGQENFMAGVRAYIEKNAWSNTELPDLMTELEAASGRDLSEWTRLWLETSGVNTLAVQVDADYAGTITSLRLHQSAPDGSPAAPGDDVLRPHRIAVGFYDLDEATGRLTRTERFELDAAGEVTEVAEAAGRRRPALILPNDDDLAYAKIRLDDASWETAGARLADVDSSLARTLLWGAAWDTVRDGEASAAWFVDLILTNIGREQDSTVIQTLLRQLATAISQYLPEERSAQVRADAANRLWMLVEQAEPGSDAQLQFVKAFALHAREEGQLTALADVWDRSSELPGLDLTTDLRWELLTALVAAGRAGETEIAAAETEDPTATGALAAALARAAVPTAEAKQTAWDQVVAGTLSNTTQRQVLLGFQRAHDPALLAPFTDAFFGSIQDVWGSRSHEMAETVAVLGFPSSQVCQEVVDRATALSDEVRGTNAGLARTLAESRDEMARALKARAAA comes from the coding sequence ATGAACATCACCCGCGAGGAGGCCGCCGCGCGCGCCGCGGCGCTGACCGTGGAGTCCTACCAGGTCGCCCTCGACCTGACCCGCGGCGCCGAGCGCTTCGGCTCCACCACCACCGTGACCTTCTCCGCCGCCGACGAGGCCGTGGGCACGCAGACGTGGATCGACTTCATGGCCACGCAGGCCCCCGAGGTGACGCTCAACGGCCAGGCCGTGGACGTGGCGGACTTCGACGGCGCGCGCCTGCCCATCGGACCGCTGGCGGCGGAGAACACCCTCGTGGTGGACGGCCTGGCCGACTACACGACCACCGGCGAGGGCCTGCACCGCTTCGTGGACCCCGTCGACGACGAGGTCTACCTCTACTCCCAGTTCGAGGTCCCGGACTCCCGCCGCATGTTCGCCGTGTTCGAGCAGCCCGACCTCAAGGCGACCTTCGCCTTCACCGTGACCGCCCCCGCGCACTGGGCCGTGGTGTCCAACCAGCCGGAGGCCGCCCACCGGACGCTCGGCGTCGTCGAGACCCCGGAGGCCCCGGAGGGGGTGGACGCCGCCGTGTGGGAGTTCACCCCCACCCCGCGCATCTCCTCCTACATCACCGCGCTCGTGGCGGGCCCGTACAAGTCCGTGCACTCCGAGCTCACCAGCGCCGACGGCCGCACCGTGCCGCTGGGCGTGTACTGCCGCGGCTCGCTCTTCGAGCACCTCGACGCGGACGAGGTCTTCGACCTGACCCGCCGCGGCTTCGAGTTCTTCGAGGCCCAGTACGGCCACCCCTACCCGTTCGACAAGTACGACCAGCTGTTCGTGCCCGAGTTCAACGCGGGCGCCATGGAGAACGCCGGCTGCGTGACCTTCCTGGAGTCCTACGTGTTCCGCGGCACCGTCACGGACGCCGTCCGCGAGCGCCGCGCCATCACGATCCTCCACGAGCTGGCCCACATGTGGTTCGGCGACCTGGTGACCATGAAGTGGTGGAACGACCTGTGGCTCAACGAGTCGTTCGCCGAGTTCATGTCCACGCTGGCCGCCGCGGAGAACACGCGGTACGAGGGCGCGTGGACCACGTTCTCCTCGATGGAGAAGAACTGGGCGTACCGCCAGGACCAGCTCTCCTCCACGCACCCGATCACGGCGGAGATCCGGGACCTCGACGACGTCCTCGTGAACTTCGACGGGATCACCTACGCCAAGGGTGCGTCCGTGCTGCGCCAGCTGGTGGCGTGGGTGGGCCAGGAGAACTTCATGGCCGGCGTGCGCGCGTACATCGAGAAGAACGCGTGGTCCAACACGGAGCTGCCGGACCTCATGACCGAGCTGGAGGCGGCCTCCGGGCGCGACCTCTCCGAGTGGACCCGCCTGTGGCTGGAGACCTCGGGCGTGAACACGCTGGCCGTGCAGGTGGACGCGGACTACGCCGGCACCATCACCTCCCTGCGCCTGCACCAGTCCGCCCCGGACGGCTCCCCCGCCGCCCCCGGCGACGACGTGCTGCGCCCGCACCGCATCGCCGTGGGCTTCTACGACCTCGACGAGGCGACCGGCCGACTGACCCGCACCGAGCGCTTCGAGCTCGACGCCGCCGGCGAGGTGACGGAGGTGGCGGAGGCCGCCGGGCGTCGTCGCCCGGCGCTGATCCTGCCCAACGACGACGACCTGGCCTACGCGAAGATCCGCCTGGACGACGCGTCCTGGGAGACCGCGGGCGCCCGTCTGGCGGACGTGGACTCCTCCCTGGCCCGCACCCTGCTGTGGGGTGCGGCCTGGGACACCGTGCGCGACGGCGAGGCCTCGGCCGCCTGGTTCGTGGACCTGATCCTGACGAACATCGGCCGAGAGCAGGACTCCACCGTGATCCAGACGCTGCTGCGCCAGCTGGCCACCGCGATCTCGCAGTACCTGCCGGAGGAGCGGTCCGCGCAGGTGCGCGCCGACGCGGCGAACCGCCTCTGGATGCTGGTGGAGCAGGCCGAGCCCGGCTCGGACGCGCAGCTGCAGTTCGTCAAGGCGTTCGCCCTGCACGCTCGCGAGGAGGGGCAGCTCACCGCCCTGGCGGACGTGTGGGACCGCTCCTCCGAGCTGCCCGGCCTGGACCTGACCACGGACCTGCGCTGGGAGCTGCTCACGGCTCTGGTGGCCGCCGGCCGTGCGGGCGAGACGGAGATCGCGGCAGCCGAGACCGAGGACCCCACCGCCACCGGCGCGCTCGCCGCGGCCCTGGCCCGTGCGGCCGTGCCCACGGCCGAGGCCAAGCAGACAGCGTGGGACCAGGTGGTGGCCGGCACGCTGTCCAACACCACGCAGCGCCAGGTGCTGCTGGGCTTCCAGCGCGCCCACGACCCGGCCCTGCTGGCCCCGTTCACGGACGCGTTCTTCGGCTCCATCCAGGACGTGTGGGGCTCCCGATCCCACGAGATGGCCGAGACCGTGGCCGTGCTCGGCTTCCCGTCCTCGCAGGTGTGCCAGGAGGTCGTGGACCGCGCCACCGCGCTCTCCGACGAGGTGCGCGGCACGAACGCGGGCCTGGCCCGCACGCTCGCCGAGTCCCGCGACGAGATGGCCCGCGCGCTGAAGGCCCGCGCGGCGGCCTGA